Within Streptomyces roseirectus, the genomic segment GCACCACCACGACGGCCGCGCCGGTGGCCAGCAGCACGGGTCCGAGCTGTTTCGCCATGGCCCCCCGCACCGGAACACGCACGCCGACGTCGACACGAACGACTAAAACAGCGCCCGACTTCCCTGGCTAGGGCATTGCGTGACATCGGTAAAAAATCACGCGTATCGGCGTGATGGGGGCGAGGCAGGTGGCGGGTGGGGCGGACAGTAGACTTCACGGTTGTGGCGAACACCCAGTACGAAGACCTGTTGCGGCTAGTGCTCACCTCCGGGACGCCGAAGGCGGACCGGACCGGTACGGGCACCCGGAGTGTCTTCGGGCACCAATTGCGCTACGACCTGGCGGAGGGGTTTCCGCTGGTCACCACGAAGAAGGTGCACCTGAAGTCGGTGGTCTACGAGCTGCTGTGGTTCCTGCGCGGCGACTCGAACGTCTCGTGGCTGAAGGACAACGGCGTCACCATCTGGGACGAGTGGGCCGACGAGAACGGTGACCTCGGCCCGGTGTACGGCGTCCAGTGGCGCTCGTGGCCGACGCCGGACGGCCGGCACGTCGACCAGATCACCGACGTCCTCGCCACCCTGCGCGACGACCCCGACTCCCGCCGGATGGTCGTCTCCGCCTGGAACGTCGCCGAGCTGGACAAGATGGCGCTCGCGCCGTGCCACGCGTTCTTCCAGTTCTACGTCGCCGACGGCAGGCTCTCCTGCCAGCTGTACCAGCGCAGCGCGGACCTGTTCCTCGGTGTCCCCTTCAACATCGCGAGCTACGCGCTGCTGACGCACATGGTGGCGCAGCAGGTCGGTCTGGAGCCGGGTGACTTCATCTGGACCGGCGGGGACTGCCACATCTACGACAACCACGTCGAGCAGGTGACGCGGCAGCTCGCCCGCGACCCGTTCGAGTTCCCCCGGCTCGAACTGCGCAAGGCCGACTCGCTGTTCGACTACACGTACGACGACGTCGAGGTGGTCGGCTACCGCCACCACCCCGGGATCAAGGCGCCGGTGGCGGTGTGAACGTCGGCATGATCTGGGCGCAGACCCCGGACGGTGTGATCGGCGCGGGCGACACGATCCCGTGGCGGCTGCCCGAGGACCTGGCGCACTTCAAGGCGACCACGCTCGGGCACCCGGTGGTGATGGGCCGCAGGACGTGGGACTCGCTGCCGCCCCGGTTCCGTCCGCTGCCCGGCCGCCGCAACATCGTGGTGACCCGCGACGCCGCCTGGTCCGCCCCGGGCGCGGAGCGCGCCCTCTCCGTGCCCGAGGCCCTGGCGCTCGCGGCGCCCTCACCGGACGCGACGGTGTGGGTGGCCGGCGGCGGCGAGATCTACCGCGCGGCCATGGAACACGCGACGGCCCTGTCGGTCACCGAGGTCGACACGGACGTCGAGGGCGACACGTACGCCCCGGTGCCGGACGCGTCCTGGAAGGTCACCGAGGACCGGGGCTGGCAGGTGTCGACGACGGGGCTGCGGTACCGGATCCGCATGTACGCCCGCTGAACCCGCGCCGTCAGCCCTTGCGGGCGGCGCCCTCCCCCGCTCTGAGGTCGGCGAGGAGTTCCGCCTGTCCGGCGAG encodes:
- a CDS encoding dihydrofolate reductase; protein product: MNVGMIWAQTPDGVIGAGDTIPWRLPEDLAHFKATTLGHPVVMGRRTWDSLPPRFRPLPGRRNIVVTRDAAWSAPGAERALSVPEALALAAPSPDATVWVAGGGEIYRAAMEHATALSVTEVDTDVEGDTYAPVPDASWKVTEDRGWQVSTTGLRYRIRMYAR
- a CDS encoding thymidylate synthase, producing the protein MANTQYEDLLRLVLTSGTPKADRTGTGTRSVFGHQLRYDLAEGFPLVTTKKVHLKSVVYELLWFLRGDSNVSWLKDNGVTIWDEWADENGDLGPVYGVQWRSWPTPDGRHVDQITDVLATLRDDPDSRRMVVSAWNVAELDKMALAPCHAFFQFYVADGRLSCQLYQRSADLFLGVPFNIASYALLTHMVAQQVGLEPGDFIWTGGDCHIYDNHVEQVTRQLARDPFEFPRLELRKADSLFDYTYDDVEVVGYRHHPGIKAPVAV